Proteins found in one Poecilia reticulata strain Guanapo linkage group LG6, Guppy_female_1.0+MT, whole genome shotgun sequence genomic segment:
- the foxb1a gene encoding forkhead box protein B1a — protein sequence MPRPGRNTYSDQKPPYSYISLTAMAIQSCPEKMLPLSEIYKFIMDRFPYYRENTQRWQNSLRHNLSFNDCFIKIPRRPDQPGKGSFWALHPNCGDMFENGSFLRRRKRFKVLGAADHLGPTKQSDAAHYLQQQAKLRLSALAATGTHLPQMSSYNLGVSQSSTFKHPFAIENIIAREYKVPGSLAFSTMQTMSAGYPLHNQLTTAWPHMYNSGVIDTAAPISMTSSDYSAYGVPLKSLCHGGQSLPAIPVPIKPTPTSMTGFSALPPHIPAFLSNSPQSLSPTSPQTATSQSSPATPSETLTSPSTLQSVAVH from the coding sequence ATGCCTCGTCCGGGGAGAAACACGTACAGCGACCAGAAGCCACCTTACTCCTACATCTCTCTTACCGCCATGGCAATCCAGAGCTGCCCGGAGAAGATGCTGCCCCTCAGTGAAATTTACAAGTTTATCATGGATAGGTTCCCTTATTACAGAGAAAACACGCAGCGGTGGCAGAACTCTCTCCGACACAATCTGTCATTCAACGACTGTTTCATCAAAATCCCCCGGCGCCCTGACCAGCCGGGTAAGGGGAGCTTCTGGGCTCTGCACCCCAACTGCGGGGACATGTTCGAGAATGGAAGTTTTCTGAGGCGCCGCAAGAGATTCAAGGTGCTGGGAGCGGCAGACCACCTGGGCCCCACCAAGCAGTCAGATGCTGCGCATTACCTCCAGCAGCAAGCCAAGTTGAGACTGAGCGCTCTGGCGGCCACAGGCACGCACCTTCCCCAGATGTCATCGTACAACCTCGGAGTATCCCAGTCGTCCACCTTCAAGCACCCGTTCGCCATAGAGAACATCATCGCCCGGGAGTACAAGGTCCCCGGCAGCTTGGCGTTCTCCACCATGCAGACAATGTCCGCCGGGTACCCGTTGCACAACCAACTCACGACGGCCTGGCCCCACATGTACAACAGCGGCGTGATCGACACGGCGGCCCCGATCTCCATGACGAGCAGCGACTACAGTGCGTACGGGGTGCCCTTAAAGTCGCTGTGTCACGGGGGACAGTCCTTACCGGCCATCCCCGTGCCGATCAAGCCCACCCCGACCTCCATGACGGGCTTTTCCGCGCTTCCGCCCCACATCCCCGCTTTCCTATCAAACTCTCCACAGTCTCTGAGCCCGACCTCCCCACAGACAGCGACGAGCCAAAGCAGCCCGGCAACCCCGAGCGAAACTCTGACAAGCCCCTCCACGCTGCAGTCCGTGGCCGTGCACTGA